A window from Gemmatimonadaceae bacterium encodes these proteins:
- the nusG gene encoding transcription termination/antitermination protein NusG: MAPQHRWYAIQTTAGHENKVRSLIQRRIEQDARPAEERAIRQALVPTQEVVEIKNGKKVTVERKIYPGYVLVEMVMDQETAHTINNIQGVIKFVGQDRFPQPLRPDEVNRLLGIADETEPEEPKEEIPFMVGQAVEITEGPFSDFSGTVEEVYADKGKVRVSVSLFGRPTSVELDYLQLRGY; encoded by the coding sequence ATGGCTCCTCAGCATCGATGGTACGCGATCCAGACGACGGCCGGCCACGAGAACAAAGTGCGCTCGCTCATCCAGCGCCGCATCGAACAAGACGCGCGGCCTGCTGAAGAACGGGCGATCCGCCAGGCGCTCGTGCCGACGCAGGAAGTCGTCGAGATCAAGAACGGCAAGAAAGTGACGGTCGAACGGAAGATCTACCCGGGATACGTGCTCGTGGAGATGGTGATGGACCAGGAAACGGCCCACACCATCAACAACATCCAGGGCGTGATCAAATTCGTTGGGCAAGACCGCTTTCCTCAGCCGCTCAGGCCCGACGAGGTCAATCGGCTGTTAGGCATTGCGGACGAGACAGAGCCGGAAGAGCCCAAGGAAGAAATTCCGTTCATGGTCGGACAGGCCGTCGAGATCACCGAAGGCCCGTTCAGCGACTTCAGCGGAACCGTCGAAGAAGTGTATGCGGACAAAGGAAAGGTTCGCGTGTCGGTGAGCCTGTTCGGCCGGCCCACCAGCGTCGAGCTGGATTACTTGCAGTTGAGAGGCTACTGA
- the rplK gene encoding 50S ribosomal protein L11 yields the protein MARKAIGFVKLQIPAAQATPAPPVGTALGPHGINIMAFVKEFNARTQAQAGTILPVELTIFSDKSFTFITKTPPAAILIKKELGLESGSGQPNRNKVGKLTKAQVRKIAEIKLPDLNCDSIESAMAMVAGAARSMGVEVGD from the coding sequence ATGGCACGAAAAGCGATTGGCTTCGTCAAGCTGCAGATTCCGGCAGCCCAGGCGACGCCGGCCCCACCGGTCGGCACCGCGCTTGGACCGCACGGCATCAACATCATGGCGTTCGTGAAGGAGTTCAACGCGAGGACGCAAGCCCAGGCCGGCACGATTCTGCCGGTCGAGCTGACGATCTTCTCGGATAAGTCTTTCACGTTCATCACGAAAACGCCGCCGGCCGCGATCCTCATCAAGAAGGAACTCGGCCTGGAGTCCGGTTCGGGTCAGCCTAACCGGAACAAAGTCGGCAAGTTGACCAAAGCGCAGGTCCGGAAGATCGCCGAGATCAAGCTGCCCGACCTCAACTGCGATTCCATCGAGAGCGCGATGGCCATGGTGGCCGGCGCCGCACGCTCGATGGGTGTCGAGGTGGGCGACTGA
- the rplA gene encoding 50S ribosomal protein L1 — MRRHGKKFTAAAKRMQNGNGSMPARQAIDLVKTNAFAKFDETVEVAVRLGVDPRHADQVVRGTVVLPAGTGKSVRVAVIAVGEKAREAEAAGADAVGVELVQKIKDGWLEFDVLIATPDQMGQVGQLGRVLGPRGLMPNPKAGTVTFDLTRAVKEVKAGKIEFRVDKAGNVHAAIGKVSFTADALNENFTAFMDQIVRSKPAASKGVYIKNLAISSTMGPGVAIDTTPYR; from the coding sequence ATGCGACGCCACGGCAAGAAGTTCACGGCCGCCGCCAAGCGCATGCAGAACGGCAACGGCAGCATGCCCGCGCGTCAGGCGATCGACCTCGTGAAAACGAACGCGTTCGCCAAGTTCGATGAAACGGTCGAGGTCGCCGTCCGGTTAGGCGTCGATCCGCGCCACGCCGATCAGGTCGTCCGCGGCACCGTCGTGCTCCCGGCCGGCACCGGCAAATCGGTGCGCGTCGCCGTCATCGCCGTCGGCGAGAAAGCGCGCGAGGCCGAAGCTGCTGGAGCGGATGCCGTCGGCGTCGAGCTCGTGCAGAAAATCAAGGACGGCTGGCTCGAGTTCGACGTACTCATCGCCACTCCCGACCAGATGGGCCAGGTCGGACAGTTGGGCCGGGTGCTCGGACCGCGCGGCCTCATGCCTAACCCAAAGGCCGGCACCGTGACGTTCGATCTCACGCGCGCGGTCAAGGAAGTGAAGGCGGGCAAGATCGAGTTCCGCGTCGACAAGGCGGGCAACGTGCACGCCGCCATCGGCAAAGTCTCCTTTACCGCCGATGCGCTGAATGAAAACTTCACCGCGTTCATGGACCAGATCGTTCGCTCCAAGCCGGCCGCGTCGAAAGGCGTCTACATCAAGAACCTCGCGATTTCGAGCACCATGGGGCCCGGCGTCGCCATCGACACCACCCCGTACCGGTAA
- the rplJ gene encoding 50S ribosomal protein L10, with the protein MKRAEKDQLVSELTTKIKGATALYYTDFTGLNVKNMTELRRRFRRAGVEYVVIKNSLALRAVNDSGLAGTKLKGPTGVVVGRDPVAAAKVLADFAKEHEQKPEIKGGLLEGRAIGGAQVKHLASLPSRDQMLADFAAGLQSPLAAFVGALNGLLYMWVGALEALRQQKESA; encoded by the coding sequence ATGAAACGCGCGGAGAAAGACCAACTCGTCAGCGAGCTGACGACGAAGATCAAAGGCGCCACGGCGCTGTACTACACCGACTTCACCGGGCTCAACGTCAAGAACATGACGGAGCTCCGCCGCCGCTTCCGTCGTGCCGGCGTCGAGTACGTCGTGATCAAGAACAGCCTGGCGCTCCGGGCCGTGAACGACAGCGGTCTCGCCGGCACCAAGCTCAAAGGACCGACCGGCGTCGTCGTCGGCCGCGATCCCGTGGCGGCGGCGAAAGTGCTCGCCGATTTCGCCAAAGAACACGAGCAAAAGCCCGAGATCAAGGGAGGCTTGCTCGAAGGACGGGCCATCGGCGGAGCGCAAGTCAAGCACCTGGCATCGCTTCCGTCGAGGGACCAGATGCTCGCCGATTTCGCGGCCGGGTTGCAGTCGCCGCTCGCAGCGTTCGTCGGCGCGCTCAACGGGCTGCTCTACATGTGGGTCGGAGCGCTCGAAGCACTGCGGCAGCAAAAGGAAAGCGCGTAA
- the rplL gene encoding 50S ribosomal protein L7/L12, whose protein sequence is MANATLGKDDILEAIGNMSVLELADLIESFKSKFNVTIAAAPVGGAAPAGGGAAAAPAAEEQTEFAVTLKEAGAKKIQVIKVVREITSLGLKEAKDLVDGAPQTVKAGVSKEEAAQIKAKLEEQGAVVEVK, encoded by the coding sequence ATGGCAAACGCAACCCTGGGCAAGGACGACATCCTCGAGGCGATCGGCAACATGTCGGTGCTCGAGCTCGCCGACCTCATTGAGTCGTTCAAGTCGAAGTTCAACGTGACGATCGCCGCCGCTCCCGTGGGCGGTGCGGCGCCAGCCGGCGGCGGTGCCGCCGCCGCCCCGGCCGCCGAAGAGCAGACCGAGTTCGCGGTCACGCTCAAGGAAGCCGGCGCCAAGAAGATTCAGGTGATCAAAGTGGTCCGCGAGATCACCAGCCTCGGCCTCAAAGAGGCGAAGGACCTCGTCGATGGCGCTCCGCAGACCGTGAAGGCGGGCGTGTCGAAGGAGGAAGCGGCCCAGATCAAGGCGAAGCTGGAAGAGCAAGGCGCGGTCGTCGAGGTCAAGTAG